TTGGGTGATGATTACTAATGACCCCCTGTACTTACGGATCCGCTTGCTCAGGTCTCTTAAAAATCCGATTGCCTGCGGGGTCTGAGGATCGGCCAGTAGCCATGCCTCATCGACAACCAGCACCGTTTTTTGCCCCGTGGCCCTCCCTAATCGGATTAAGTCCCAGGCGTACCCGAGCACATTAAAATATTGCGCCCGGCGCACATTGTCACTTGCCTCTGTCAGGTCGCGGATGTCCAGGACCGTGAAATCCCCGGCTGGCGGGATCGTGGACTGTCCGGCCCAAAGGGCCGCATCCGCTCCCTCGGCTGCACTGCGGAGCAAGACTGCCAACCGCTCCTGGCCGGAAGTTTGCACGTGTCGGTATACGTCTACCACTGTGGGCCAGGTTGACACTGTGGCAGGGTCTGTCTGCCAGGTGACTCCCTGCTCCCGATAGGCAGCAAGGATGGCATCATCCAGGGTTGCCCGCTCCACATCACCCAGGCCCGGCACGTAGAGCTGGATCCAGGTCTTGACTCGTTGTATATGCGCTGCCAGCGGACCCTGGACGCCGTGCCCTGGCTCATCATCATCGTCCCTGTCCGTATCCGGCGGAGCAGGTCTGATCTCAAGAGGATTGACCCGGCCCTGACCCCCGGCACAGTTAACCCAATTGCCTCCCACGGCCTTGCAAATCCCCCTGTACTCCCTTTCCGGGTCTAGGATCAACACCCTGGCCCCAAGGGCATACTCTCTAAGTAAGACCATTTTGGCCGCGAAGCTCTTACCCCCGCCCGGCACGCCCAGTACGTTAAGGTTGGGATTCGTGATCCCGCTCCCGTCCGGCGGTGTCCAGCGATCAACCAGCACCAGTCCCCCGGCTGTATCTCTGCCCCACACCACACCCTTGCCGTGGTTGATTCCGGCAGCTACCCACGGGTAAGCCGCCGCAATGGTTTCGGCAGGCATCTCCCTGGCGATACTCTGGGCAAGATCTTGCGGGATCATTGCCCACGGCCCGGCGGCGGTCAAACCCGCCTCCTGCCGGAAGCTCAAGGCCCTGGCTCTCATCCCAGGGCCGCCGCAGGCTGATTCCACCTGTCGGCAGCGTGTGGCAAGCTCCTCATCCGTGGCTGCAGTCACCAAGAGCAGCACCGCCACCCGGCTAACGCGCTGCTGCTCCTGATCGATCTTACGCAACAGCAACTTGGCATCGTCCAAGCTCTGCTCCCAGCGGGATAGGGCAAGGGCCTGGCCCCCGGCGGCGATCCTGGAGGCGTACTCTTGTATGCTCTTGTTAAGTGACTTAAGCATCTCCAGCTGATCAGCTGGCAGCAGGTGGACACTCACTGCCACCCCAGGTAATTGCGCCAGGCGGGAGAGCCAGGCCTGGCCAACCCTGGGCGGGTAGTCAAGGATTGCCATGACCCTGGCTGCCTGGTCGCCAAGGGCCAGCCGTTGGGCGGCAAAACTAATCGCAGCCGGGGCAATCAGATCAGCTAGTGCCATGGGTCGCCACCTCCTTGGCCGAGAGATAGACCGGCGCAATCGCTCCCGGCAGGCTTGGCCGCTCAAAAGCAGCTTGAGCGGGATTAAGCCACACATAGAGCAGGTCCAATTCCTCCTGATCACTGCAAATCCTGGCCTGGAGGTCGGCCCTAGCCAGGGCTGCAACCATATCCCTTGCCTTAGCGGCGAGCTCATCCCGCGACTCCTTACGCCCCCGCTCCCCAGGCAGTAGGATGTAATAACGCCGCTCTGTCGCCCCTGCGGAGGTCGCCAGCCCCCTGACATAGCCCAAGTAGCCCCGGAGGAGGCTCCGCCGTGGCCCCACGGCCTCTGTTGCCAGGGCATCCAAGCTGGTGAGATATGCGTCCAAGTCAATCGGTCTGGGCACGGCAACGATCTGGGCTTGACCCGGGATCATCTGGATAACCTCCCTCATTGCGGCAATCCGCCTCTCCCGCTCCCGCTCTGACAAGAGGGCAAAGGGAGCAGCCTCGATCCGGATCACCGCCGCTAGGCTGCCGTCCCGGCGAACAAGCATCCCTTGGGACACGTCCACCACAGGCAGCCAGGCCTGCACGGCTGCCTTGCCCGGTGGTTTTTGTGCCGGCCCCTTGGCCGGCTTGGGTAAAAGATTTTTAAGCATCACCATCCCTCCATCCTGGGACGTTCGGCAAATTATCAAGCTTTACACGGCTTACCCGCCTACCATATGATTCGGTTTCAGGATCAATTACGATTTTTTTTACACCCTTGCGAATACCACACACATAGTTTAGGTAGGAGGTAAACCCCATGCCTCCTAGTAACTGCATATCCATTACCACCTCCCGCACTGTCAAAAACCCATCCGCACAAGCATTTTTCATCATACAATCCTCCTTGTGTAGTAGTAGGTCTTAGGTCTCTGGCTCCATCGGCGGTAGGCTTGCCCCAACTGCCACAGGCTTTGGCCGCCGGCAAAGCCGGGTTTGACAAGCAGGTAGGCTGCTCCAGGTGGGAGCACAAACATCAAGAATCGGGCAAAAAGCTGCTGGGCAACTGGTAACGGCAGTGCTGCGGGTATCAGTTGCAGCACGTAGCCGACTGCTCCACCGGCCACGATGGCCAGGATTTCTTTTACTCCCATCCCGCCAATTATTTCCATCCTGGCAACCACTGCCCTTGGGATTAAGTAATCTTTTGTCATGAGTCACCTCCTAAATTTGCGAAAAATAATTCTACGCAATAATTTTCACAGGATAATGAGCCTTTTCGGACCCTTTTTTACCACTTTTTGACCGCTTTATTGCATGGAATACGTATTCTGTGCAAGAATTCTACGCCAACCAGATTTTTTCGGCTAACGGCGCATCAGTGCACGTTGTATTGCCATTTGGCCGATCCCTCCGGCTGCACTTTGCATCCCGGTGCCGCTGGCATACGCTCGCAAGATATGCGGGGTACGCCAAGCCACCCACAGGGTGGCCACGGCGAGAAAAGGCCCGGCGAAAGCTGCTAGGGTTCCCCAGTGTGCCGGTGAGACCAACGAGGCCACCGCCACGTACAACAATAAAACTTGTACGGCTTGCGCAGTGCAGAGTATCACTACCTCCCGCCACCATGCATCGGCCATCGCCCCTTCGCCGGCGAAACTAACAGCGGCAAATGGTGCAATGATCGCGGCAAGCAAAATCTCCACGGTCCGGATCAGGGACTGGAAAAGGATAAGCGGCAAGAGCACCACCATGGGGATTATCGACAGGATTAGTAGTGCCGGGTTGGGCATGGAGACAAGAAGGTCATCGATTGCAAGCTGCTCCAAACCAACGCCAAAACCAGCGGCTGCCACAGTCTGTGCCAAAAGATTACTCACTACAATCATCTGCCGGGCCAGCTCCGGGGCAACAATGATGGCGCAGGCCGCCATCGCCGTCCGCTTAATCAGCCCCCCGGGGTCGGTTACGCCGCCCTCTGCTCGCAAAACGGCTTGTTGCAGGGCATCCCAGCCGAGGCGCAAGGCCAAGAGCGCAAAGGCAATCCCTTGCGCTCCGGCAATCAAATTACTGGCCCAGGGTGCAGTAGTTAAGTCCCGCATCCCGCCTGCGGAGGCAAAAATCTGGATCATCCCGCTCAGCGGTGCCAAAAGGCCGCTGATGTAGTGCACCAGCACTGAGGTTATGAGATCAGGGAGGCCGGCTTGGAATCGCTCGATCATTCATCCCGCCCCCTTGCCGTCATGCTTATACGCACTGCAATCAGCAGCAGTACCACGGTAACCACTAGCGCGGCAACGATCTCACTACGCTGCAGGTGGTCTGCGATTGTGTAATAATCCATTGGTTATCCAACCCCCTTTCTGTTGTTAGCGGACGACAAATGCGCCCAAAATTGCGGAAACTATGCCACCGGCGAGAATCACGATGACCCCGTAAATTAATGTTCCTTTGAGGCTGCGCGCATGATGCATGGCAGCCATTTCATCCTGTGCCATGCTCCTCATTAGAGCATGGTATCCCGATGTCAGAGCAACTGCGGGGATGGCCAGGGCCACCACCCAGGTTAGCGCAGTCCGAAAAAATCCGACAAGCTGACTAACAAAATCTGGCATGATTAATAACCTCCTTGATTAATTTTGCGAAATTTACTTGGCTACTTGACGCGGTTCATTGCTGGCACGGGCTTAGTCGCATCACCTCCTTGCTGTTGGGGTTGCTGTTGCTGTTTTGCCCCCGCCCCTTTGGCCTCCGTTGGCGGTGGATCGGGCACCGGTGGGATCCAGCTCAGGACGTTACCCGCTTTCTTCGGCTCCCCGGCAGGCTTTGGCTCAAAGGCCCTGTTGGCCGCTTCCCACCGCGACAGATCCGCAATCGGCAACCTGGCCGGGTACTGGCCGGCCTGGAGTAACAGGCTCTGGCCGATCTCCCACCTAAGCACCTCATCTGGTGTTAGTAAATCCCGGCTGGTCGCAGCCTCTGTCCCCTGGCTGCCCCAGCCCAGTCCTGTCCCGTACCGTTTTTGCAGCGTCTGTGTCTTAACAGTATACGATCCCGCTTTTGCGCTGATAGCTTTGGCGGTTGCCAGGTCTGCGGCCCTCAGAAACACCCAGGTATCGCAATTGCCCAAAAGGATTTCGGCGGCCCGGTCAGAGTAGACGTGGCTGATCTGCGCAACAGACTGCACGGCAAGCACAAAGCGGATGCCTCTGCCTGCTGCAACCGTCAATTTCTCGGCCATGCCAGGCAGCTTGCCGATATTTCCAAATTCATCCAGGAGGAACCAGACCGGCACCGGCAGCCTGCCGCCGTTTTTGCGGGCCACTCCGGCAAGTGCCCCGTAGGCTTGCGAGACATATAGGCTTGCAATTGGCCTCCTGGCCCCGGCCTCGTCCGGCATCAGGAGGAATATCGCGGTCGGCTTAACACCGGCATCCGCTGGGTTGTGGTCCGATTCAGAGCACATCCAGGCCACCCCCGGATCGCCCCAAAGCCTGAGGTGAGCTGCAGTCCCGGTATAGATCGAGGATCTTGTCCGGCTCTCACTGAGTGCCGCCGTCCCGTAGGCCAACCTGGCCGGGTGATCGTGGGGCAGGCTCAATATCCAATTGTCAAGGCTTTCGCCACCACGGTGGCCGAGCTCGATTAACATGCGATATGCTGTGCTCATATGCTTAGTACCCGGCGGGGCTTCGATCACTGTTGCCAGTGCCATCGCTGCGATCAGCGATTCTTCTGCCTGGGGCCAAATTGGGTCACTGCCCGTTCCCTGCCCCCAGGCTAAGATGTGCCCGGCCTCCCAGGCCAGGCGGCTTGCCTCCTCGGTGTCCCCGGCTGCGTGTGCAGCCGACACGGCAGCTAGTGGGTTCCACCTGTTGCCCCGCGCAGGGTGGAGGAGATCAAGTTGGATAACGTCATAGCCCTTGGCTCGCAACCAACTCGCTGTGTGCGAGTGTATCTCACCCTTGGGATCGGTAATGATCATCGACTCCCCCCGGTGCCCCAGGGTCCAAATTGTCGGCATGATTACTCGGCGGCTTTTGCCGGCTCTGGTAGCCCCGATCACCAACGCATGTGGATTACCGACATCCGGCTTGGTGATCCAGGCCCCGCCGGCCTCGGATCCCACCACGATCCCGGCGGCTTGCGGTTTGTTTGCGGATACCTGCCGCAGGCTGTCTTTGAGCTCCCAGGCCTTGCGCCACCTGGCCGATCCGTGTGTGGCCACTTTTGCAGCCCTTGGCTCCCCGCTCCGGGAGCCGAAGGGCCAGCCCCGAAGGAGGCCCCAGACGAGTAGCGGTGTACCTAGGATTGCAAGCGGGATTTGGGTTAGCATCCAGTCCCGGCCCCGCTCTGACCAGAGGCGATCACGGATTATACATGCGTTGTATTGCCCACCCTGTTTTTTTCCAAGATAATCCCAGATTTCGGCTGGGGTTGACTCCGGGGCCATCGGCGGCCAGACGGTTTTTGGATATAGATAAATCAACGGCGTAAAAATGTGAGACATAGCAAGTAATACTAACAAGATCATCGCTGCCAGCGTTCGCTGCCAGGTTAGAGCTCTGGCGCGGAAAAGCCAGGCCACGCCACGGAACATCAGAACAAAAACCAGTGCAGTCCCCCCGAGAACATATAATATTAATGGCATTTATTACCAACCTCCTTTAGGTACTAATCCAAGTCTGTTTCCATTATTTTCCTTAGCTGATTAATGCACGATCTGTAACCCGCCACCATGCCCCTGTCAAAATCTGACATTGACATATCATCGCGGGTATCTCTGTCAACAATTTCCTGGAGACATTCGATCAGCCACGTAATTCGCACCAGCTTTGTCATCTTTTTTCACCTCCTTGGTTTTGCTTTGGTTTTGCTTAATAGTTAGCCCGCTGCATCAGGGCCTGCCGCACCAGGCACACACCACGCCCGCCAGAGGCTCCGTGGCAAGGGTTGCAGGAGGGATACCGGACCGAGCCCGCGAGGGAGGATATGCTCACACTAAGCGTAGCGTCCCTTGCTGCGGAGTGGGCGGGTGTGGTAGCCTCCACAGGCGGCAGGCCTGGACCCGCAGCGGGCGGCCCCAAAAACAATAACCCACCAGGGACGATCAGGGTGGGTTGTCTCTTGGTTTTCCTGGGGAGCACTGTGTGCAGCTTGTCGCACACTGTGCTTGGTCCCCGCCGGAGCCGGAGGAGGCTTGCGCAGCCAGCCTCCTTGGGCGGAGGCGCGTCTTCGGTTTGGATACACCAACTCCTTTCCAGTCAAAACCTGGACACATGGACACTTCGATTCGCATTTTCCGTAAAGTTCCTATAGAAAATCTCTCGCGTAAGTACTTTTATAGAAAAAGTGTCCTGAAGTGTCCAAGTGTCCTATGCTAAGCTAATCCCGATCCAAATTCTGTCGCTGGCTTTGTGTTGATCTAGTCCACGGGCAAAAAGGACCTGGCTAAATCGCTTTCTACCCAGAGGGTGTCGCTCGCCGACGGCTTTACACCAGTCCAGATAGGCTGCCCACAGTTCAGCACCCCGTATTTGCGCAGTCGGCGATAGTATGCATTTATCATCGATAAAGTCACGTAACTCGTTTGACTCTTCGCGATACTCTCGCGTTAGGTTTTTTACTGCCGCCGGTTCTCTAAGTCCCTCTGTTTGCCAAAGTTGGCAGCCCTTGGTCAGCCAGGTCAGCACCGCCGAACGCTCGGTTCCGCAAAGACGGGCTTTTAATTCAGGATCGCGCTCATTTTCTGGAATCTCGATTAAAAATGGGATTTGTACCAGTCGCCGCCAGATCGCCCCTTCGGGGCCGCTGATCCGTGGCCGGTTGTTTGCTGCCAGCCATATCTTGAAAGC
This genomic interval from Syntrophomonadaceae bacterium contains the following:
- a CDS encoding TraC family protein, giving the protein MLKNLLPKPAKGPAQKPPGKAAVQAWLPVVDVSQGMLVRRDGSLAAVIRIEAAPFALLSERERERRIAAMREVIQMIPGQAQIVAVPRPIDLDAYLTSLDALATEAVGPRRSLLRGYLGYVRGLATSAGATERRYYILLPGERGRKESRDELAAKARDMVAALARADLQARICSDQEELDLLYVWLNPAQAAFERPSLPGAIAPVYLSAKEVATHGTS
- a CDS encoding type IV secretory system conjugative DNA transfer family protein, whose product is MPLILYVLGGTALVFVLMFRGVAWLFRARALTWQRTLAAMILLVLLAMSHIFTPLIYLYPKTVWPPMAPESTPAEIWDYLGKKQGGQYNACIIRDRLWSERGRDWMLTQIPLAILGTPLLVWGLLRGWPFGSRSGEPRAAKVATHGSARWRKAWELKDSLRQVSANKPQAAGIVVGSEAGGAWITKPDVGNPHALVIGATRAGKSRRVIMPTIWTLGHRGESMIITDPKGEIHSHTASWLRAKGYDVIQLDLLHPARGNRWNPLAAVSAAHAAGDTEEASRLAWEAGHILAWGQGTGSDPIWPQAEESLIAAMALATVIEAPPGTKHMSTAYRMLIELGHRGGESLDNWILSLPHDHPARLAYGTAALSESRTRSSIYTGTAAHLRLWGDPGVAWMCSESDHNPADAGVKPTAIFLLMPDEAGARRPIASLYVSQAYGALAGVARKNGGRLPVPVWFLLDEFGNIGKLPGMAEKLTVAAGRGIRFVLAVQSVAQISHVYSDRAAEILLGNCDTWVFLRAADLATAKAISAKAGSYTVKTQTLQKRYGTGLGWGSQGTEAATSRDLLTPDEVLRWEIGQSLLLQAGQYPARLPIADLSRWEAANRAFEPKPAGEPKKAGNVLSWIPPVPDPPPTEAKGAGAKQQQQPQQQGGDATKPVPAMNRVK